The Micromonospora violae DNA segment CGACCGACATCGGCGAGGTCACCTTGGCGACCCGGAGCATGTGGTGGAACCGGGCCGGCCGGCCGAGGTCGTGGACCAGCAGGTACGTGCTGGCGGCGACGCCGCCGAGGGCTGTCCAACGGCCCACCTTGCGCAGCCCGGGTCGTCCGGTCAGTTGGGCGCCCGCGCCGATCAGCGCGCTTCCGGCGGCAAGGCCCCCGGTGAACAGGTAGCCGGCGATGTCGTACTTCCACACCGGTGGTTTCAGAACCGGCCGGCCGTAATAGGAGGCGAAGTCGGCCGGCGGCACGGTGAGCTGCTCACCGCCGTCCCCGCCTCGTCTGGGGGTCTGCCGGTGGCGCTTCCCGTCGGGCTGGTCGAGGCCGGTCTGGAAATCGCGGAACCGGGCACCGACCGGCTCGTTCGATGGTGTCTCGTCGCTCATGGCCGCCTACCCAGGAACGCGACCGCCGCGGCGACCGCCATCGTCACCGCCGCCAGACCGGCCCGCTTCCACATCTTCGGCAGGTCGCGGGTGGTCACCACCGGGTCCGGCGGCAGCCCGTACACCTCCGGCTCGTCCAGCAGCAGGAAGAACGCCCCGTCACCACCGACGCCGTCGTTCGGGTCGTGCCCGTACAGACGCGCCTCTGGCACACCCCGCTCATGCAGCGTCGCCACCCGGGCAGCGGCCCGCTCCCGCAACTCATCCAGAACGCCGAACTGGATCGACTCGGTCGGACACGCCTGCGCACACGCCGGCGTCATCCCCGCACCCAACCGGTCATAACACAGCGTGCACTTCCACGCCCGACCATCACCCTTACGCTGATCAATCACCCCGTACGGACACGCCGAAATGCAGTAACCACACCCGTTACAGATGTCCTCCTGCACCACCACCGTCCCGAACTCCGTCCGGAACAACGAACCCGTCGGACACACGTCCAAACACGCCGCATGCGTGCAGTGCTTACAGACGTCCGACATCATCAACCACCGAAAATCCGTACGACCCTCCGCACCCGACCCCCGCCCCGGCGGCTGCGCACCCGGCATCCCCAGAAACTCCGGCCCGCCGGACATGCGGGCCGCCGCGCCAGGCGCGCCGGGCGCAAGGCCCGGGTACGTTCCGGTGTCGGCGCCGGTACGCGCGCCGACGGCAGCCGTGAGCGGGCTGACCGATGGCCCGTCGGGTTCCTCCTCGAACGCCGGAGTCGCCCAGCCGACCGAGCGGGGCTGCTCCACGAACGCGACGTGCCGCCACGAGTTGGCGGTCAACGCGCCCGTGTTGTCGTACGACATGCCCAGCAGGTCGAGCCCGCTCTCGGGGACGCCGTTCCACTCCTTGCAGGCCACCTCGCAGGCTTTGCAGCCGATGCAGACGCTGGTGTCGGTGAAGAACCCCATCCGCGGCGGCGGGTTCTCGTAACCGGCGTCCGGTGCGGGGTCCAGCGGCCCGTACAGGGCGTTGGCGTGGGGCATCGGTCAGGCCTCCTGGTCGCTGCTGCTGTCGGCGACGTCGGTCGTGACCATCGGTGGGTAGCGGTGCACGAGGTTCCCCGACCGCCGCCGGTAGTCGACGACGAGGTCCAACAGATCCTGTCCGCTGGGGCGTCGTCCGGGCCGGATGTCGCAGGTGCCGACCTTGCTCTCCTGGATCAGCACGTTCGGGTCGAGGGTGATGCCGAACAGGTCGTTGGCCGAGTCGCCGGTGACCAGGCCCTCAAACCCGAAGTGGTACGGCAGCCAGAGCTGGTGGATGATCCGACCATCCACCCGCAGTGGCGTGACGCGGTCGGTCACCAGCACCTTCGCCTCGATGGCCGCCCGGCTGGTGACCAGGTGCGCCCAGCCCAGGTGCGTCAGCCCCACCTCGCCGGCCAGCTCCGGGGACACCTCGACGAACATCTCCGGTTGCAGCTCCGCGAGGGGGGACACGCTCCGGCTCATCGCGCCGGCGGTGTGGTGCTCGGTGAGCCGGCTGACCGTGAACACGTACGGGAACACCTGACTGTGCTCCTGCGGCGGGCTCGGATTCAACGTGTTGATCGGGTGCGTGTAGACCTTGCGGGTCGGGTTTTCCTGCTGCCGGTAGAGCGGGTTGCGCACCGGCGACTCGACCGGCTCGTAGTGGGTGGGCAGCGGCCCGTCCAGCACCCCGGTGGGCGCGTACAACCAGCCCTTGCCGTCACCCTGGAGGATGAACGGGTCGTCACCGGCGATGCCCGCCACGCCCGAGGCGTCGTGCTCCGGTCGGTAGGTCGGTGGTTTGGTCTTCTCGAAGTCCGGCACGTCGTAGCCGGTCCACTCGCCCTTCTCCGCGTCCCACCATACGTAGCGCTTGCGTTCACTCCACGGGTTGCCGTCCGGGTCGGCTGAGGCACGGTTGTAGAGGATCCGCCGGTTCGCCGGCCACGCCCACCCCCATTCGAGGGCCACCTGGGACTGCTCCGCGCCGGGTTTGCGGCGGGCCGCCTGGTTGACGCCGTCGGCGTACACCCCGGTGTAGATCCAGCAGCCGCCGACGGTGGAGCCGTCGTCCTTCATCTCGGTGAACGACGCCAGTGGCCGGCCGGTCGACACGTCGTACCCGTTGATTTCGCGCAGCACCGCCTCGGCGCTCGGCTCCGCGTGCGGACCGTGCGTGGGGTAGTCCCAGGCGAGGTCGAGCAACGCCCGGTCGCGCGGCGCGGTCGACGCCGCCAACCGTTCGCGGATGATGCGCCCGAGGTGGTAGAAGAACCACAGTTCGGAGCGGGCGTCGCCCGGCGGCTCGACGGCTTTCTCCCGCCACTGCAAGAGCCGTTGCGTCTGGGTGAACGTCCCTTCCTTCTCCACGTGGGAGGCGGCGGGGAGGAAGAACACCTCGGTACGGCACTCCTGCGGCACGATCTCCCCGGTCGCGACCTCGGGACCGTTCTGCCAGAACGTCGCACTCTCGATCATGAACAGATCCCGGACCACCAACCAGTCGAGGTTGGCCATTCCGAGCCGCTGCGCCCGGCCGTGGGCGGAGCCGACGGCCGGGTTCTGCCCGAGCAGGAAGTACCCCTTGATCTTCCCGTCGATCATGTCGAGCACCTGCTGGTACGTGCCGTGGTCGCCGGTCATTCGGGGCATGTGGCCGTAGCAGTAGTCGTTCTCGGCGGTGGCGGCATCGCCCCAGTACGCCTTGAGCAGGTTGACGGCGTAGGTGCGGGCGTTGCCCCAGAAACCCTTCTGCCCCGGGTGACGGATGCTGTCCACCCACTCGTCGAAGCTCGGGTGCTCCGCATGGTGCGGCATCGGCAGATAGCCGGGCAGCAGGTTGAACAACGTCGGGATGTCGGTCGAACCCTGGATGCTCGCATGCCCCCGCAGCGCCATCACGCCACCGCCCGGACGGCCCATGTTGCCCAACAGCAACTGGATGATCGCGCCCGTGCGGATGTACTGCACACCCACACTGTGCTGCGTCCACCCCACCGAGTAGACGAGCATCCCGGTGCGGTCCCGACCGGAGTTCTCCGTCCACGCCTGGGCCAGTTCGAAAAACTTCTCCTGCGGGATGCCGCAGACCCGTTCCACCATCTCCGGGGTGTAGCGGGCGAAGTGCCGCTTGAGGATCTGGTAGACGCAGCGCGGGTGCTGCAACGTCTCGTCGCGTTCGGTCTCGCCACCGACCGGTGCGCCGTGCGACTCGTTCTCCAGGCCGGCAGCGGTTTCCCGCTGCGTCTCGCTGTCACGGGTCGTCTGATTCTGGCTGTGGCCCTGGTAGCGCCAACTGGCCTGGTCGTAGGTGGCGTTGTCGTCGTTGAAGCCGGAGAACAGCCCGTGCAGGTCCTCGGTGTCGACGTACTCCTCGGTCACGATCGTCGCCGCGTTGGTGTAGGCGACCACGTACTCCCGGAAGTCCAGCTCGTTGTCGAGGATGTAGCGGATCACCCCGCCGAGCAACGCGATGTCGGTGCCCGCCCGGATCGGCAGGTACGAGTCAGCCAGCGCGCTGGTGCGGGTGAACCGTGGGTCGATGTGGAAGATCTTCGCCCCTCGGCGTTTCGCCTCCATCACCCACTGGAAGCCCACCGGGTGTGCCTCGGCCATGTTCGAACCCTGGATGACGATGACGTCGGAGTTCGACAGGTCCTGCTGGTACTGGGTGGCACCGCCACGACCGAAGCTGGTCCCCAGACCGGGGACGGTGGCGGAGTGTCAAATACGGGCCTGGTTCTCGATCTGGAGCGCCCCCATCGCGGTGAACAACTTCTTGATGAGGTAGTTCTCCTCGTTGTCCAGCGTCGCCCCACCCAGACTGGAGATACCCAACGTCCGGTTGAGCGGCCGACCCTCGGCGTCGACGTCCTCCCAGGTCTCGTCCCGGGCGGCCAGAACCCGATCGGCGATCATGTTCATCGCCGTGTCGAGGTCAAGGTCCTCCCACTCGGTGCTGTACGGACGGCGGTAACGGATCGTGGTCTGCCGCAGCGGGCTGGTGACCAGACTCTTACTCGCCGAACCCTTCGGGCAGAGCCGACCCCGCGAGATCGGACTGTCCGGATCACCCTCGATCTGGGTGACCTGCCCGTCCTTGACGAACACCCGCTGCCCGCAGCCGACGGCGCAGTACGGGCAGACCGAACGGGCCATCGAATCGGCGGTGTCGGTGCGGGCGGTCAGCGCGCGGGACCCGTCGGACTTCGCCGCCGCACCCCGGCCCAACGGGTCCGTGCCGGTGAGCTGCCGGTAGACCGGCCAACCCTCGAACCAGCTCCGCACCCCCATCGCCGCACCTTCCCGACCAATCACGCCAAATATGAACACTCTGACGTTAGATGAGGTGCCGGCCCGGTCGCAGCGGGATCACCAACAGTCATGCCCCCGGCCTGTCGAGCAGGCATGGAGAGGCATGGCGTACGGTCAGTGCGGCCGCAGCTGGCCGATCCGCTGGTCGCTGAAGGTCCGGTAGCGACGCAGCTCCCAGAACAACCAGCCGATGCTGATGATCGCCAACACGACGAAGACCAGTGACCCGGAGAACGTGTCCCACAGGGTGTGCAGGACGACGACGCCCAGGAATGTGCCGATGAACCCGAAGAGCCGACCGACGCTCGGGCTCGCCAACAACGCCCAGAGCGCACCGGCGGTCAGCCCGGTCCAGGCGGTGTGCCCGGCGGGCGCGGTCAGACCCCGGATGAAGAGCGTCTGCTCCACCGCGCCGATGTTGCCCTGCGAACTCAGCAGCGCGGTGAAGGCGTACCCCATCGTCTCCAGCGCGGCGAAGCCCATACCGGCCGCCACACCGATGATCAGCCCGTCGGAGGGGACCCGGCGGCGATGCTGGGCCACGACCGTGAACAGCAGCACCACCGGGATGATCAGCTTCGCCGACTCCTCGATCAACGCCACGAACAGCATCGGCAGGGTGCCGAGCCCGCGCAGGGTGTCGTACTCCAGGGTGCCGGCGACCACCGTGCCGATCACACCGCCGAAGAACGCCGACGTCACCAACACCGACGCCGGCACCTGCCACCGCCCGGTACGGGCCTGCGCGAACGTCAGGAACGTCAACGGCACCAGCGTCGCCCCGAGCAGAATCAACGCCGGCACGAAGTTCGGATTCTTGGTGCTGACGAGAGTCCGCAGCACCGCCAAATAGAGAATCAGCCCGACAACGAAGACTGCCACCCACGCCCACCTGCGCGTTCGTTCACCCATAGCGCGCAGTCTGGCGGACCAAGGTTACGAGGACCAACCACGAAGCTGAGATCTTGACTACTCCCCGCAGCCACAGTCCGACAACGATCGACGGGTGCCGGTCAACGCTTCTGGAACATCAACGCCGCTGCTTGTGCGGTCACCTCGATTGCCCAATCAAGCTGCGGACAGTCATTGCGACCTTGACACTGCGGGCAGCCACCTACCCGCCATGGTCGGTCGACTGCCCGAGTCCAATGCGCGTCCAACACCCTCTTGGCAATGAACAGCTCAGTCGCCTTGGAGGCCGGCTCGTCGATCGGCATGGTCGCACCCTTCCCGCGATCATGATGAGTCCCACCTGGGGGCAGAGTCCGTGCCTCGCGCTCCCCCAGGTGGGCTTGTCGCCGGGAACCTCGGAGTTTGCCGAAACCAGGGAACCCGACCAGACACAACCTATTCCAACTTGTAGGAGCAGGTCAAGCAAGATCATGGAACTTGTTGGAACAGGTCTGCTCGTGATCGAATTGGGGTGCCGAAACCAGGGACCCCACGGAGATCGATTCATGCCGACTGAGAAGGTCGATTACCGGCGCATCGCTACCGAGATCACCGAGAAGATCAAGTCTGGAGACCTCGCGCCGGGCGAGAAGCTACCGTCCACTCGCCAGCTGGCCGAGCAGTACGGCGTGCACATCTCCACGATCAACCGGGTCATGACGATCCTCAAGGACCGTGGACTGGTTGAGGGGCATCCAGGAAAGGGCGTCTATGTAGCCGAGCCTACGCAGTCGAGTTAGACGCTCTTCCCCAGCAGTCCTAGCTCGCCGGCTGAGGGCGGCGATCCCACAGCACCAGGCCGGCGAGGAGCATCGCCACGCCCAGACCGACCATGCCCAACCCCACCGCCGTACGCGCGCCGCCGTCCAGGTGGCCGGCCACTATCCACCCACCGTCGATTCCGAACGCCAACGGCATCAGCCCCTGCGGGATGACCGGGATCCACCCCACCGTGAGCAACCCGAGCGCCCACGCGGTCGTCTTGTTCTCCCGGTACCACTGCGCGTCCCAGGTCAGTGGGAGCACCGTCTCCGGGGGTCGGCTGCGCTGGCCGGCCGCGGCGAGCACCTCCAGCCCGCGCCGGGCGAGGCGCTCGTCGGCCAGCCACAGGCCACCCCACCAGGCCCCCGCACCGGACAACAACCCAACCAGCGGCAGGAGCGGTGCCACCTCGGGCGGGCCCCAGACCACCAGCGCGAGCACGGGTGCGACGGCGATCAGTCCCGCCGTGGTGGCGACCAGGACGCTGACGATGTCGGTCGGGTTGTCGGCCGCGGTGGGGTGTCGCGGGTCGGCCACCGGGCGCACGCGCAGCAGCGACACCCACACCGGCACCGCGGCGCCCGCACCGAGCAGGGCCGGCAGGGTGGAGAGCGCGGCCAGCGCGTCGACGTCGGGCGCGAGGACGACGCCGGCCACGGTGAGCAGCACCCCGATCGGGGCGACCAGCACCAACCACGCCACGGCCCGGCCCCGGACCTCGGCACGTTCGCCGCCCGGCGTGGTGAGCGGCAGCCACAACGCGGTGCCGTCCAGCCCCACCAGCCCGGCGGACATCGCCGCCGCGCCGAGCACCGCGAACGGTCCGGCCCACGGCAGCAGGAGGTCCACGTCAGACAGGAGCGGCAGGCCGGCGAGCAGAGCCCCGTACACCACCGCGAACGCCAGATACTGCAACCGCAGCGGATGCCGCACCCAGGACCGCAGCTCCCGACCCGCAACCGCCCGCGTCGCCGCCGGCACCCACCCCAGCGGCCCGCGCCCCGCTCGGGGCCGTGACACCACCGTGGTCGCTCGTGGCCGAAACGGCACGCCGGCGGTGAGCACCCGCCGAACCAGCATCAGGTACGCGGCGGCGCAGAGCGCCACGATGCCCACCAGGGTTGCCATCATGCGTACGCCCTGCCCGGCTGGCCCGGTCGCGGCGGTGACCGGCCAACCGCTCGGTACGTACGCCATGGCCCGGGCCACCTCCGGTGGCGCGGCCACGAGCAGGACCGACACCCACGGGAAGACCGCCCAGAGCGACCCGGCGACGCCCATCGCCGTGCCGGTGAAGATGCCGGTGAGCAGCGCCCCGACCGGGCCACCGGCGTGGCCGACGACCTCCAGCGCGATGGCCGAGCCGATCAGCCCGAGCAGCCAGAGCAGCAGCGCGCCGAAGGCGGTGACGAGGACCGCGACGGTGCCGTAGCGAGCGGCGTGCACCGGCAGGGCGGCGAGCGCCACCAGCGAGACGGCCGGGCCGATGCCGATCGCCGAGGCGGCGAGCAGACCGATCGCGGCCGGGACGTCGCCGATCGGCTCCAACCGCAGGTGGGCCGGGTGGACCCGGCCGCGCCCGCCGCCGAGTAGCAGCGGCAGGACGATCCAGCCGAGCACCCACGCCCCGGTGAGCAGGCCGAGGGTGTGCTGGTCGCCGTGGAGCGCGTACCGGATCAGCCAGGCGGCGGCGAGCAGACCGACCAGGCCGGCCACCGTTGGTCCGGGATGCTCGCGCAGCGAGCGGCGCAGCATCGTCGCGCGCATCCGGGCCGGCACGGTAGTCGCGCGGAGGATGCCAGCCGACCGGCCGGCGACGAGCGGTTCGGCGCTCATCGTGCCCCGGTCAACCAGTCGAGACCGGCGCTGCCGGAGGCGTCCGCGCCGACCAGCTCGACGAACCGGTCCTCCAGGCTGCCGCCGCCGGCGATTTCGGCGACCGGCCCGGCGGCGACCACCCGGCCCTGATGGATCACCGTCACCTCGTCGCACATCTGCTCGACCAGCAGCATCGAGTGGGTGGACAGCACGCAGGTGCCGCCGCCGGCCACGAACCGGCGCAGCACCCGGCGGATGGTGGCCGCGGAGACCGGGTCGACCGCCTCGAACGGTTCGTCGAGGACGAGTAGCCGGGGCGCGTGCAGCAGCGCCTGGGCGAGGCCGAGTTTCTTGCGGGTGCCGGTGGAGCAGTCAGCCAACGGAGTGCCGGCACCCTTGGCCAGGCCGAGCACGTCGATCAGTTCGGCGGCACGGTCGGTGGCCGCGGCCCGGGGCAGCCCGCGCAGGCCGGCGCTGTAGCGCAGCAGCTCGGCACCGGTGAGACGTTCGGGAAAGTCGAGGCCGTCGGGCAGTACGCCGGTCAGCGCGCGGGTCAGGCCCCGTTCGCGCAGCGCGTCGTGGCCGAGGATCCGGATCTGCCCGGAGTCCGGGGTGACCAGGCCGACGGCCATTCCGATGGTGGTGGACTTGCCGGCGCCGTTGGGCCCGACAATGCCGTGGAACGTGCCGGGGTGGACGGTCAGATCGACGCCGTCCACCGCGCGATGCGCCGCGAAGGTCTTGACCAGGCCACGGATCTCGAGTGCCGGGGGGATCACCCGCCGAGCATAGGTGAGCGTACGCGACGATGTGGCCCGCTCCGATCCATAGTGGACACCCGATTCAGGCGACGTGCACCAGCCGGAAACGCTCGGTCACCACCAGCGTGTCGTCGTCCACCGTGAAATCGGGGTCGCCCAGTTCGGCGCGCACCTCCGCGCTGTGCCAGAACGTCTCGTGCCCCGCGCGCCACTGCGCCACCGACTCGTCGCCCTCCCCCTCGGCCAGGGCATGTGACAGGTCGACGTCAGCGAGCCGGATCACCCGTACGTCGGTCAGCTCGATGACCGCGACCCGGCGGCCCGCCGAGTCCACCACGGCGGACAGCTGGCCCACCTCGGGCAGCGGCTCGTTCGCGTGCTCGTACCCGACCAGCAGGCCGGTGGTCGAGGTCTTCGCCCCGGACAGGATCGCGCCCACGAGCTTGTCCCGCAGCGGCCCCGGAAACGCGAACTCGGCCAGTGGAAGATCATCAAGCCTGTCCCGGGCCACGCAGTACACGTCGCCGGAGTTCGCCGCGTGCGGCAGGTCGCGCAGGTACGTCGCCAGCTCGGTCGCGGACATCCAACGTCGGAAGGTCATCGACTTGTCGTCGCCCAACGCGACGTCGAAACCGTCGAAGCCGAGCGCCGTCAGGCGATCGAGGCACCGGTAGGCGACGGCGCGCGCGATGGTGGTGAACTCGAACGAGAGCGCGGGCAGTGGGCGGCTCAGGCCGGCCAGCACCTCGTCCTCGAACCCCTCCACGTCGATTTTGGCGAAGGTCGGCACGCCGTACGTCTCGATCAGCGCGTCGACGGTGACCACCGGGACCTCGACCTCGGTATCCCACACCTCGCCCTCCCACCCGCCCGCGCCGTTCGCCGCCCGCACGAAGTCGGGCGAGGCGGTCGACACCGTGGGGTTGGCGGAGTTGACGTGCAGGCGGGTTCGTCCGGGGAGCGCGCCACAGGCGGCGTCGACCACTGTCACCTGGTCGTCCTCGGCGTAGATCGCCCGCAGGGCGCGCAGGCACAGCGGCTGCGGTTCCACGGCGACGACCCGGGCGCCGAGGCGACGGAAGCTGCCGATGTGGTCGCCCACGTGGGAGCCGATGTCGAAGACGAGGTCCCCGCTGCTGACGAAGCGGGAGTAGAAGGCGTCCATCCTCGCGTCGCGTTCGGGATCGCCGTAGTAGACGTCCAGCGACCGGTGCAGCAGGGACAGGGCCGGGTCGGTGCGGAGCGCGGCGATTCTGGTGTGGGTGGTAGCCGTCATCTGTCGGGGTCCAGTCCGTGAGAGAGGTGGCCGGGTTACGGGCCGAACGCGGTCAGGAACCGGTCCCGGAAGGCGTCCATCCGCCAGACCGGTGCCTGCGGCCCGGGCTTGAGCCCGTCCTGCCAGCCCCACCCGGAGATCCGGTCCAGCACCGCCCGGTCCCGGGTGATGATCGAGATGGGTACGTCTCGGCTGGCGTTCTCGCCGGTGACGACCGCGGCGGGCTGGTGGTCACCGAGGAAGATGAACACCAGGTCGTCGTCTCCGTAGGTCTGCACGTAGGAGATCAGGGCGCCGAGGGTGTACTCGATCGACTTCCGGTAGTCCGCCCGGATCTGGGCGGTGTTGCGGCGCTTGTCGTCCGACCTGCCAACGCCGGCCCCGCGGTAGACCGCGCCGTCGCCGACGTCGGCCCAGTCGAGCATCGGCGGGACGGGCGTCCACGGCGCATGACTCGACACCAGCGCCAACTCGGTCATCACGTTGCCGTCGCGCTTCGCCTGCTCCAGGCGCTGCCAACTGGCCAGGGTGTACTGGTCGGGCGGGGTGCCGAAGCTGAACTTCGGGCCACGGTAGGCGAGCGCCTTGGCGTTGTAGAACCGGTCGTAGCCGAAGAAGGAGCCCTCCGGCCAGGCCTTGGTGACCGCGGGCATCACGCCGACGGTCTGCCAGTTCGCCCGCCGGAAGGCGCCGTTGAGGGTCATCCGGTCACTGGCCAGCAGGGTGCGGTGGCGCTGGTCGTTGTCGATCCAGAGGCCGGAGAGCAGGGTGTCGTGCGCGAGCCAACTGCCACCGCCGAAGGTCGGCGAGGTGAGGAAACCGCTCTGGGCGGCGAAACCCGCAGCGCTCAGCCTGCTGGTGCCGCCGTCCAGGACCGCACCGACCTGCGGCGCGAACTCCGGGTCCTCGACGGCGTCCCGGCCGTAGCTCTCCACGAAAGCGACGACCACGTTCTTGCCGCGCAACGCGGTCAACAGCTGGTCACCGGGGGTGTCGCCGAATCTGTCGGCCTCGATCAGGG contains these protein-coding regions:
- the fdh gene encoding formate dehydrogenase, with product MGVRSWFEGWPVYRQLTGTDPLGRGAAAKSDGSRALTARTDTADSMARSVCPYCAVGCGQRVFVKDGQVTQIEGDPDSPISRGRLCPKGSASKSLVTSPLRQTTIRYRRPYSTEWEDLDLDTAMNMIADRVLAARDETWEDVDAEGRPLNRTLGISSLGGATLDNEENYLIKKLFTAMGALQIENQARIUHSATVPGLGTSFGRGGATQYQQDLSNSDVIVIQGSNMAEAHPVGFQWVMEAKRRGAKIFHIDPRFTRTSALADSYLPIRAGTDIALLGGVIRYILDNELDFREYVVAYTNAATIVTEEYVDTEDLHGLFSGFNDDNATYDQASWRYQGHSQNQTTRDSETQRETAAGLENESHGAPVGGETERDETLQHPRCVYQILKRHFARYTPEMVERVCGIPQEKFFELAQAWTENSGRDRTGMLVYSVGWTQHSVGVQYIRTGAIIQLLLGNMGRPGGGVMALRGHASIQGSTDIPTLFNLLPGYLPMPHHAEHPSFDEWVDSIRHPGQKGFWGNARTYAVNLLKAYWGDAATAENDYCYGHMPRMTGDHGTYQQVLDMIDGKIKGYFLLGQNPAVGSAHGRAQRLGMANLDWLVVRDLFMIESATFWQNGPEVATGEIVPQECRTEVFFLPAASHVEKEGTFTQTQRLLQWREKAVEPPGDARSELWFFYHLGRIIRERLAASTAPRDRALLDLAWDYPTHGPHAEPSAEAVLREINGYDVSTGRPLASFTEMKDDGSTVGGCWIYTGVYADGVNQAARRKPGAEQSQVALEWGWAWPANRRILYNRASADPDGNPWSERKRYVWWDAEKGEWTGYDVPDFEKTKPPTYRPEHDASGVAGIAGDDPFILQGDGKGWLYAPTGVLDGPLPTHYEPVESPVRNPLYRQQENPTRKVYTHPINTLNPSPPQEHSQVFPYVFTVSRLTEHHTAGAMSRSVSPLAELQPEMFVEVSPELAGEVGLTHLGWAHLVTSRAAIEAKVLVTDRVTPLRVDGRIIHQLWLPYHFGFEGLVTGDSANDLFGITLDPNVLIQESKVGTCDIRPGRRPSGQDLLDLVVDYRRRSGNLVHRYPPMVTTDVADSSSDQEA
- a CDS encoding sulfatase-like hydrolase/transferase, with the translated sequence MGGEDPDATAGSGAEGRPRRSFAARLTTVLAALLVLLVLTVPYDFGRLSPAAFVRIPLEALLVVALLLALPSRGSRLVATLAGLALGLLGLLKLLDLGFSASLSRAFDLVLDWALLDEGFAFLSESYGRPAAIGAAITLAVVLVGLPTLVTLSMRRLRGLVVRHRTGTTRIVAALVVVWVACAAFNVRVVEGVPVADTSATTLANGHGFQVRLRLDDRETFGALIEADRFGDTPGDQLLTALRGKNVVVAFVESYGRDAVEDPEFAPQVGAVLDGGTSRLSAAGFAAQSGFLTSPTFGGGSWLAHDTLLSGLWIDNDQRHRTLLASDRMTLNGAFRRANWQTVGVMPAVTKAWPEGSFFGYDRFYNAKALAYRGPKFSFGTPPDQYTLASWQRLEQAKRDGNVMTELALVSSHAPWTPVPPMLDWADVGDGAVYRGAGVGRSDDKRRNTAQIRADYRKSIEYTLGALISYVQTYGDDDLVFIFLGDHQPAAVVTGENASRDVPISIITRDRAVLDRISGWGWQDGLKPGPQAPVWRMDAFRDRFLTAFGP
- a CDS encoding ABC transporter ATP-binding protein — translated: MIPPALEIRGLVKTFAAHRAVDGVDLTVHPGTFHGIVGPNGAGKSTTIGMAVGLVTPDSGQIRILGHDALRERGLTRALTGVLPDGLDFPERLTGAELLRYSAGLRGLPRAAATDRAAELIDVLGLAKGAGTPLADCSTGTRKKLGLAQALLHAPRLLVLDEPFEAVDPVSAATIRRVLRRFVAGGGTCVLSTHSMLLVEQMCDEVTVIHQGRVVAAGPVAEIAGGGSLEDRFVELVGADASGSAGLDWLTGAR
- a CDS encoding 4Fe-4S dicluster domain-containing protein; this translates as MPHANALYGPLDPAPDAGYENPPPRMGFFTDTSVCIGCKACEVACKEWNGVPESGLDLLGMSYDNTGALTANSWRHVAFVEQPRSVGWATPAFEEEPDGPSVSPLTAAVGARTGADTGTYPGLAPGAPGAAARMSGGPEFLGMPGAQPPGRGSGAEGRTDFRWLMMSDVCKHCTHAACLDVCPTGSLFRTEFGTVVVQEDICNGCGYCISACPYGVIDQRKGDGRAWKCTLCYDRLGAGMTPACAQACPTESIQFGVLDELRERAAARVATLHERGVPEARLYGHDPNDGVGGDGAFFLLLDEPEVYGLPPDPVVTTRDLPKMWKRAGLAAVTMAVAAAVAFLGRRP
- a CDS encoding GntR family transcriptional regulator, translating into MPTEKVDYRRIATEITEKIKSGDLAPGEKLPSTRQLAEQYGVHISTINRVMTILKDRGLVEGHPGKGVYVAEPTQSS
- a CDS encoding PrsW family intramembrane metalloprotease; amino-acid sequence: MAVFVVGLILYLAVLRTLVSTKNPNFVPALILLGATLVPLTFLTFAQARTGRWQVPASVLVTSAFFGGVIGTVVAGTLEYDTLRGLGTLPMLFVALIEESAKLIIPVVLLFTVVAQHRRRVPSDGLIIGVAAGMGFAALETMGYAFTALLSSQGNIGAVEQTLFIRGLTAPAGHTAWTGLTAGALWALLASPSVGRLFGFIGTFLGVVVLHTLWDTFSGSLVFVVLAIISIGWLFWELRRYRTFSDQRIGQLRPH
- a CDS encoding ASCH domain-containing protein, encoding MARDRLDDLPLAEFAFPGPLRDKLVGAILSGAKTSTTGLLVGYEHANEPLPEVGQLSAVVDSAGRRVAVIELTDVRVIRLADVDLSHALAEGEGDESVAQWRAGHETFWHSAEVRAELGDPDFTVDDDTLVVTERFRLVHVA